TTACAAGTTAGATCCCAATCCCAGATATTTCAATTACATGGAAAAGTTCCTGAATCATATCGCAAAAGATTTAAACTCTCATGACTCGACAAACTCAACATCCTCCTAATAGTTAACGTATTATAAAAAACTACTATTTCCCGACAAAAACTGCTGTCCGTTTTTCTATGAAAGATTTTACTCCCTCTTTGCCATCTTCAGTTTGTAGCAATTCAAGAGCTTTTGGGCTTAATTCTTTTATCGCTTCTGCCTCTCCTTTACTAAGATACTTTCGTGCATTAGCTATTACCGCTTGAACCGCCAGAGGTGCCTGCAAAGCAATCTTCTCAGCAAGTTGTATGCCGCGATTTAGCAGTTCTTTTTTTTCCACCACCTCCTGTATAAGTCCCATTCGAAGGGCTTCATCAGTACCAAAGTCATCGCCCGTTAAAAGATAGCGCATAGTATTTCCCCAACCCGAAGCAGTTAAAAAGCGAAATGTTGCTCCACCAAAAGGTAAAATCCCCTTCTGAACCTCCATCTGTGAAAACCGGGTTCTTTCCGCTGCAATCGTAATATCCGATGCCAACATAAGTTCTATCCCAAGAGTTAAACAAAATCCATGTACAGCACAAACAATAGGTTTGGTTCGAACTCTTTCTGAAAAACCAACAGCCACCGGATCCACATTGTTTTCGGAAAATTTCAATTTGCCTTCTGCCAGCAAAGCCTGACTCACAGTATCAAGTTCAAGGCCAAAAGTAAAATGTTTACCACTGGCATAAATTACAGCACATCTTGCAGTTTTATCATCTTCATACTCTGTATAGGCATCGCTTAATTGCTGGATCATTTCCATATTAACCGCATTACGTACTTCGGGCCTATCCAGGCAGATCAAAAAAATATGCCCTCTTCTTTCTGTTGTGATATAGGGTTTGTTTGACATCTTCTTTACCTCTATTGATAAAATTCCAAAGTAGACCAATCGGTCTACTAAAACCATATTGGAAAAAGTAGACAATTTAGTCTACTATAAAATATTTACAATAGAAAATATTACAACCTTCCATTCGGATAGATACGGGTTTACTTTGAGAAAACTTGATTACATGATTACTCGTGGTTAATTTTTTTTAGTAATTTGTGATTTTTGTTAAAAACATAAAGCTCATAGCTGATACCTTCGAACGAGTAAACTTTTTCTACTGTAAGAAGATAGTTTTTATATAAGTCTGCATAGGTAGCTTGTAGATGCTCAGGTAGTTCTTCAAATTGAATTGCGTGTTCAAACTCAAAACCTTCTTCAAATCGAAACTCTACAATATAAAGAATTGAGCTCCAATGAAGTTGACCGTCAATACCACCTTCCAAATATTTTAACCTAATTTGGGGATTATTCCTGGTAATAATATTGACTGAAGCACTATGAAGCATAATAGTACCGGACAGTACCATAGCAACATGACCGATTTGTTTAAAAAGGGAAGTCGAAATTTTTTTAATAATTGATTTACCTGCCAGAGCAACCAGGATAGCTGCAATAGCCATAACAATACCCATTTTGAATACAGCTATATTTATCAAACCAATGAAAGCATACAGAATAAGTTTAAATACATGTAGGGTGATTTCATTAGCAGCACGGGTTGCTATTACTGCATCTTTGTTTAAACCACAACGATAATAAAAGCGATTAAATAAAACACCAACAGCACCAATTAGAGCTGAAATTAGACCGGCAATGAATCCTGCTAATACAATACTTGTCATGCTAACCGGTTTTGTAATAGCATCATCAATAGTTTTTCGGGAAAAAAGAAGCAAAGGCAAGTTGGATACTAAGAACAAACCGATAAACAGTTCAACAAGATTGGTATTGATGTTCGCTAAGAGCCATACTCCCAGTGCAGCACCAGGTAATGATGCAGGAACAAATCCTTTGACAATGCGTTTGTCAACGAGTTCACGAAACAAGGCCAATTTGCTAATGGTACTGCTTAGGGTTCCTATCGTTAGTGCTGCTGGTACTCGAGTAGCAGGTAAAAATACACCAAGTAATGGAATCAATAATAAGCCACCTCCACCACCAGCAACTATGGCAATAGTAAATGCAAAGAGAGCTACAAAAAAAATAATCAGGTATAGACTTAGTTCCATAATTTCTAAAGATATAAGCTATCTAACCCGGTTCAACTTCTTCACTATTTCCAGTGAAATTACTTCAGACAAATAAGCAGTCTTATCTTCAAACAACTCAGTATTACAACCTTCCGTTCGGGCAAATGATATACCGAATAGGATTTCCGTTTCTATGATACAAGTTTTCAAGACAATCATTTACTTCTTCCAGAGGATGGTGTGAAGTAATAGATTTTTTTAAGTTCAATTTTCCCTGTGTGTATAAATCGATAAGTTCCGGAATACTTCTTCTGTCACAACCATAAGAGCCAATAATACTGATTTGTTTTTCCACCATCATCAGCGGAAAAGGGATTTCGAGTGAATTTTTTCCGATTCCGACCATCACCATACGTCCTCCTGAATTCATAGCCCGAAGACTATCTCGAATATTTGCATAGTGGCCGGAAAAATCACAGACCAGATCCACTCCATTAGTCAGCTCTCTTAGAAGTTTACCGGAATGTTTAATTTCTTTCAGATTAAGTACTTCATCGGCTCCTAATGAATAAGCATTTTCCAGAGCTCCTCTATCTACATCGAAGGCAATGACTTTTGACGCTCCCAGAACCTTAGCTAAAAGTACCGCATGGATACCAAGTCCACCACAGCCAAATATAGCTACAACTTCTCCCGCGTCTATCTTCCCGGCATATTTTAGAGCATGATAAGGCGTAGAAACTGCATCAGCAAGAATCGCTCCCTCATCAAATGGAATTGTCTCCGGTAGATGGATTAAATATCTATCCTGAACCATAATCTCTTCTGCAAAAGCTCCATCCGAATCAACTCCGAGCACTCCCACTTCCGGACAAAGGTTCCAGAGTCCTTTCTCGCAAAACTTGCAATGTCCGCAGCTGGTTCCCGCAGCAATCACAACCCTTTCTCCCTTTTTAAAGCGGCTTACCCCTTCTCCCACCGAAACTACAATACCTGAGGCCTCATGACCGAGAGTGAGTGGATAATGCTTTAACTTTATTTGCTTATGAACCGTTAGATGCACATCGGAACCACAGACTCCGCAGCATTTAATATTCACCTTAACCTCATTTTTTCCGGGTTGTGGTAGTGCTTTTTCTTCAATTTGTAAATGGGTTTGATTTTTATGTAAAACAGCTGCTCTCATAGGTTTTCTCTAAATCCATAATTTAATTCTATCACAACAATTCAAGTCAAGCTTCAGTTAAAACAAAATGCTTTTATAGATTCTTATCAGGATGTTTAGGAAATAATTTTTGTAATATAGGCTTGTATAGAATTTAATATTTCTTCAGCAGAAATTATAGATTCTTCGGCTAAAGTTTTATTAATATCAGAATCTATATCATAATCACCTTCCTCACGAATTTCAAAAAGTTTGTATATTTTTTTTCCAAAAGCTTTTGGAAAAATTCCTGTATTTATAAACTCTTTATTGAAACTACCTAAAGTTTGATTATGAGAAGAAAACGATAGCTCTTTCGTTAGTAAAGCTGAACAAATTGCGTGATAGACCGAGTAATATGCTCTTGAAACAGCATCATCATACTGAGAATACTGAAAGTTTGTTTTCCCTGCATATAACTTTGCTTCCGCTTTCAAAAGGTGTTTTTTGATTTCAATAAGATTCATAAAAGAACAATTCCATCATTCTGGATATTTTTCCCGAGAGAGAAGTCTTTTTTGGTTTCCCATTCTTCTTCATCCCAAATGATACATGATGCAAGTTTTTCAAAAACATCAAGGACTTCATAACCTATATCATATATTAGTTCTTTTATTTGTAAGTTTTTCTTCTTTAAGATTATTAGGAAATCATAATCGGAATGCTTAAAAAAATCTCCTCGAGCACGAGAACCGTATAGTATTACATTTTTCAGATTTTCTGATATATTTTTTTTTAGTTCATTCAAAAAAAAGATTACTATTTCATCCTGTTCAGGTTTATAGAATGAAGTTTCCAAAATGATTTACCTTCTATAGTCTCATTTTAATTCTTAAAAATAGTTTTGTCAAGTAACTTCTTTTGTATTCTTTATCACTTAGGAATGGGATTATGCACTTACAAAAGGTATATAGTTGAAAGTAAACAAATTACCTCTTAAAAAGGATATACGATAGATTTTCATTTCGAGAATAAAATACTTGCCCTTGCAGCCGGTACATAAACCCTATCAGGAGACTCAAAGTAAGGGAGAGATTCAATATATGCATATATCAAAGATTTTAGAAGAAAAAAAGCCCTGTTTAAGCTTCGAATTCTTTCCTCCCAAGACAGAAGAAGCTTCTCAGTCTTTATATACCAATATGGCCGAACTGATGCCTTTAAAACCGGGCTATGTCTCTGTCACCTATGGAGCCGGGGGTTCAACCAGGCAACTAACCCATGATCTTCTGGTAAAACTGAAAAAAGAAACAGATCTCACGATTATTTCCCACCTGACCTGTGTGGGTTCCAATAAAGAAGAGACCAAACAAATCCTCGAAAAATATGAAGAAAGCGGCATTACCAATATCATGGCCCTGAGAGGAGATCCTCCCAAAGGTCAGAGCCATTTCGAGCCTGTACCGGGTGGATTTTTATACGCCTATGAACTGGTAGCGTTTATAAAAAAACATTTTCCCTCCATGGGAGTTGGTGTTGCCGGCTTTCCGGAAGGTCATCCCGAAACACCCAATCGCTTGAAAGAAATCGAGTATCTGAAGCGTAAGGTAGATGAAGGAGCCGATTATATCTGCACCCAGCTTTTCTTTGATAATTCAGACTTCTATGACTTCTGTGAACGTTGCGAAATTGCAGGAATAAAGGTTCCGATTATAGCCGGAATTATGCCGGTTACTTCCATGAAAGGACTGAGCCGGATGTCAGAGTTAGCCCTGGGTTCCAGAGTCCCCGCCAAGCTTTTGCGTTCTTTGATGCGAGCCGAATCGGAAGAGTATGTAGAGAAAGTTGGACTTCACTGGGCCACCGAGCAGGTTCGAGACCTTATCGACCATAAAGTTCGGGGCATTCACTTCTACACACTGAATCGCTCCCGCTCCACCATAAAAATATATGAATCTATAGGCATTAAAGACTCAGAGGCTCTTGTTTCCCGCTAAAAAGAATTTTCCCTGTCTTGAAATTCAATCTTACACCTTAGAAGAAAAGTTCTGGCAGGGGAATTTTACGGAAGATCTGGAGATATACGGTGCTTATGATTATACCTTTTTCTTTCGCAGTGGATCTAAAACCCAAAACGATTTTCAGGCTGTCCTTGCTTTTTCTCCTCATGTAATTTTTTCCTTTAATGCCGAAGGCGTTCTTGTGAAAGAAAAAACCTCCTGCTACCTCCTTGAGGAGGAGGAAAGCTCCATTCAAAGGAAAATATTAGATAGTTTTAATACATCAGAATTCCCTGCCCCGGTTTCAAATTGCTGTCTTGCCGGGCTTTATTCCTATGAGTATGGAAGATACCTGCATGGTTTAATATCCAATGCTGAATTCACTTCTCCTGCCTGGATACTCGCCTGCTATAATACCTATTATTTTTATAATATTCAAACTCGTACAAAAACCTGTATTCAACTGAACTATAAAATTCCTGGAAAAATACTCAGAAAAAATTCAAAATTCAATTTTAATAAAAACTTTAAATTGCAAAATCCTATCTCCAGTGAAAATGAGAATACTTATATACAAAAAGTAAAGAAGGTCAAAGATTATATACGCAGTGGCAATGTATATGAACTCAATCTTTCCAGAAAAATCGAAGCAGAGTTCTCCGGTTCTCCCATTTCTTTATTTTTAAAATTATACCAGATAAATCCGGCTCCCTTTTCAGCCTATTTTTTATTAGAGGAAGAATGTGTAGTCTCTAATTCACCGGAATCCTTCCTATATGCAGAAGGGAAAAAAATAGAAACAAGACCGATAAAAGGAACTATACAAAGAGCCAACAAAAAAAAGAAAGATAAAGCCAACAGACGTTCCCTCTACTTTTCTCAAAAAGATCAAGCGGAACTTTATATGATCATTGATCTCTTACGTAATGACCTGGGTAAAGTTTCTAAATTTGCTTCTGTAAAAGTAAAAAAAAGAAAAAAAATGGAATCCTTTGCTAACGTACACCATCTATTGGGAGTAATTGAAGGAATTCTTAAACAAGAATATTCTTATATTGATTTATTACTGGCCTGCTTACCCGGGGGTTCCATTACAGGTTGCCCTAAAAAACGTTGTATGGAAATTATTCATGAGATAGAAAATTTAGAAAGAGGAATCTATACGGGTAGTATAGCCTATTTTAATAAAACAAGTTTAGTAAGTAATATTTTGATTCGCACTGCTTATCTTAAAAATTCGACCTGTAGTTTCCATACCGGAGGAGCTATCACAATCGAGTCTGAGCCTGAAGGAGAATATAGAGAAACCATTTACAAGGCAAATAGCTTCAACAAGTTATTTTCGGTCAGCGATTAGGTAAAATCTTTTCCCACTTTTTCAGGATATGCTGCAAATTCTCAACCTCAAGGGGTTTGGAGATATAATCATTCATTCCTTTAGCTAAATACTTCTCTTTATCTCCAGCCAGGGCATTCGCCGTCAGGGCTATTATAATAGGAAAGCTACCTCCATAAGTCTTGCGAATTTGTTCCGTAGTTTCAAGTCCATCCAGAATAGGCATTTGGATATCCATAAAAATAATATCAAACTTTTCATTCTCCATCAGTTCTAAAACTTCCTGACCATTTTGGGCCAAAGTAATCGAATAACCCATTTTTTTAAAAACTTTCTTTGCCAGGATACGATTTATCTCATTATCCTCAGCTACCATAATCATAATACTTTGCTCTTTCATATCCGTACTCATCCTGATATTTTTTATCTCACCAGTTTTTTGTTCAGAATACCTGTAACTTCTTATTTCTAAGTCACCGGGCATTTCATAAGAAATAGAAAAGGAAAACACAGAGCCTTTTTTTACCATACTTTCCACCCATATTTCTCCACCCATTAGGTTAACAAGCTTCTTACAAATACTCAAACCCAGACCCGTCCCACCATGTTTTCGTGTAATAGACGAATCGGATTGTGTAAATGGATCAAATATTTTCTCAATATCACTTTTAGAAATTCCTATCCCTGTATCTATAACACTAAAAGATAATTTATTTTCCACTTCCTTTTCTAATTTCACCTGTAAATAAATTTCTCCATTCTCTGTAAACTTAATAGCATTACTTAACAGGTTATTGATAATTTGCTTTAGCCTGGTTGAATCAGCTTTTATGTATTCAGGAACCTCAGATTCTATAGGCATAAGACTTAGCTTATTATTACGTTTTTTTGCTTCCGAGCTAAACAGGGTCACTATTTCCAGCATAGCCGTTTTCAAGTTGAATACAATATTTTCAATCTCCATTTTACCGGATTCAATTTTAGAATAATCTAAAATATCATTTATGATCTTCAATAAATCCTTTGCTCCTATCTTCAGATAATTTAAATATCCGATCTGCTCCTTCGAAAGCTCTGTTGCTTCCAGAAGCTGTGCCATGCCCATCAAAGCATTCATAGG
This genomic window from Leptospiraceae bacterium contains:
- a CDS encoding crotonase/enoyl-CoA hydratase family protein, whose translation is MSNKPYITTERRGHIFLICLDRPEVRNAVNMEMIQQLSDAYTEYEDDKTARCAVIYASGKHFTFGLELDTVSQALLAEGKLKFSENNVDPVAVGFSERVRTKPIVCAVHGFCLTLGIELMLASDITIAAERTRFSQMEVQKGILPFGGATFRFLTASGWGNTMRYLLTGDDFGTDEALRMGLIQEVVEKKELLNRGIQLAEKIALQAPLAVQAVIANARKYLSKGEAEAIKELSPKALELLQTEDGKEGVKSFIEKRTAVFVGK
- a CDS encoding sulfite exporter TauE/SafE family protein — encoded protein: MELSLYLIIFFVALFAFTIAIVAGGGGGLLLIPLLGVFLPATRVPAALTIGTLSSTISKLALFRELVDKRIVKGFVPASLPGAALGVWLLANINTNLVELFIGLFLVSNLPLLLFSRKTIDDAITKPVSMTSIVLAGFIAGLISALIGAVGVLFNRFYYRCGLNKDAVIATRAANEITLHVFKLILYAFIGLINIAVFKMGIVMAIAAILVALAGKSIIKKISTSLFKQIGHVAMVLSGTIMLHSASVNIITRNNPQIRLKYLEGGIDGQLHWSSILYIVEFRFEEGFEFEHAIQFEELPEHLQATYADLYKNYLLTVEKVYSFEGISYELYVFNKNHKLLKKINHE
- a CDS encoding alcohol dehydrogenase catalytic domain-containing protein; the encoded protein is MRAAVLHKNQTHLQIEEKALPQPGKNEVKVNIKCCGVCGSDVHLTVHKQIKLKHYPLTLGHEASGIVVSVGEGVSRFKKGERVVIAAGTSCGHCKFCEKGLWNLCPEVGVLGVDSDGAFAEEIMVQDRYLIHLPETIPFDEGAILADAVSTPYHALKYAGKIDAGEVVAIFGCGGLGIHAVLLAKVLGASKVIAFDVDRGALENAYSLGADEVLNLKEIKHSGKLLRELTNGVDLVCDFSGHYANIRDSLRAMNSGGRMVMVGIGKNSLEIPFPLMMVEKQISIIGSYGCDRRSIPELIDLYTQGKLNLKKSITSHHPLEEVNDCLENLYHRNGNPIRYIICPNGRL
- a CDS encoding HEPN domain-containing protein, which encodes MNLIEIKKHLLKAEAKLYAGKTNFQYSQYDDAVSRAYYSVYHAICSALLTKELSFSSHNQTLGSFNKEFINTGIFPKAFGKKIYKLFEIREEGDYDIDSDINKTLAEESIISAEEILNSIQAYITKIIS
- a CDS encoding nucleotidyltransferase domain-containing protein translates to METSFYKPEQDEIVIFFLNELKKNISENLKNVILYGSRARGDFFKHSDYDFLIILKKKNLQIKELIYDIGYEVLDVFEKLASCIIWDEEEWETKKDFSLGKNIQNDGIVLL
- the metF gene encoding methylenetetrahydrofolate reductase [NAD(P)H], with the protein product MHISKILEEKKPCLSFEFFPPKTEEASQSLYTNMAELMPLKPGYVSVTYGAGGSTRQLTHDLLVKLKKETDLTIISHLTCVGSNKEETKQILEKYEESGITNIMALRGDPPKGQSHFEPVPGGFLYAYELVAFIKKHFPSMGVGVAGFPEGHPETPNRLKEIEYLKRKVDEGADYICTQLFFDNSDFYDFCERCEIAGIKVPIIAGIMPVTSMKGLSRMSELALGSRVPAKLLRSLMRAESEEYVEKVGLHWATEQVRDLIDHKVRGIHFYTLNRSRSTIKIYESIGIKDSEALVSR
- a CDS encoding anthranilate synthase component I family protein, which codes for MFPAKKNFPCLEIQSYTLEEKFWQGNFTEDLEIYGAYDYTFFFRSGSKTQNDFQAVLAFSPHVIFSFNAEGVLVKEKTSCYLLEEEESSIQRKILDSFNTSEFPAPVSNCCLAGLYSYEYGRYLHGLISNAEFTSPAWILACYNTYYFYNIQTRTKTCIQLNYKIPGKILRKNSKFNFNKNFKLQNPISSENENTYIQKVKKVKDYIRSGNVYELNLSRKIEAEFSGSPISLFLKLYQINPAPFSAYFLLEEECVVSNSPESFLYAEGKKIETRPIKGTIQRANKKKKDKANRRSLYFSQKDQAELYMIIDLLRNDLGKVSKFASVKVKKRKKMESFANVHHLLGVIEGILKQEYSYIDLLLACLPGGSITGCPKKRCMEIIHEIENLERGIYTGSIAYFNKTSLVSNILIRTAYLKNSTCSFHTGGAITIESEPEGEYRETIYKANSFNKLFSVSD